In Drosophila santomea strain STO CAGO 1482 chromosome 3L, Prin_Dsan_1.1, whole genome shotgun sequence, a single window of DNA contains:
- the LOC120447470 gene encoding uncharacterized protein LOC120447470 isoform X5 codes for METIGADDYTAAELRNWCEKLSMQKSGNKATLAARLNGVPPEARGVCPVIGELEGEIANNDLEHEIVGESAPEVDMESPRSMIEDAAAGVVPPSSEHCTNAESMNVHDDARPSTSTNHRDSELAREEHFPEVSTQFDAMQRQLRLLQLENEMLKLESARRHNAATSDQNSAATSDQNSAATSGHNKATPLIRSSVAKPNQHKDATQDQEVAGGDARSEEAFVNKQTLLAMAKEMIPIFDGASNNKLNVSTWVAQLNAVSKMFKLSDDVIRMLVMSKLKDHAQIWLHSSERLLTLPVQELLFQLGEVFHGKESKIISRRKFQERKWKPSEDFSTYFKEKTLLATQIRIDDEELIDNIIEGIPDSLLRQQAHMHCFNSSAQMLHAFAKVSLRKPLLSPAGRVKVSFDKEPGSAPPKRCFNCNAVGHFAADCRKPKREYGACYACGSKDHLVYNCTERKFVSDNEYNA; via the exons atgGAAACCATCGGTGCGGACGATTATACAGCAGCAGAACTGCGCAATTGGTGTGAAAAGCTCAGCATGCAGAAAAGCGGTAACAAGGCCACGCTTGCGGCGCGATTGAACGGTGTGCCCCCAGAAGCCCGAGGAGTTTGCCCGGTGATTGGCGAATTAGAAGGCGAAATCGCTAACAATGATTTGGAGCACGAAATCGTCGGAGAGTCAGCACCAGAGGTCGACATGGAAAGCCCAAGGAGCATGATCGAGGACGCCGCCGCTGGAGTGGTGCCGCCAAGCAGCGAACACTGCACCAATGCTGAAAGCATGAATGTTCATGACGACGCCAGGCCCTCAACATCTACCAATCATCGCGATTCGGAGTTGGCACGCGAGGAACATTTTCCAGAAGTTTCTACGCAGTTCGACGCCATGCAGCGTCAACTAAGGCTGCTCCAATTGGAAAACGAAATGTTGAAATTGGAATCTGCTCGACGCCATAACGCTGCCACATCGGATCAAAACAGCGCTGCCACATCGGATCAAAACAGCGCTGCCACATCGGGTCATAACAAGGCTACCCCACTAATTCGAAGCAGTGTTGCCAAACCAAATCAACACAAGGATGCCACTCAAGATCAAGAAGTCGCTGGCGGAGATGCCAGATCGGAGGAAGcatttgtaaataaacaaacattgcTAGCAATGGCCAAGGAAATGATTCCGATATTCGACGGTGCTTCTAACAACAAACTCAATGTTAGCACATGGGTCGCCCAGCTCAACGCGGtctcaaaaatgtttaagctaAGCGACGATGTAATTCGCATGCTAGTGATGTCCAAATTAAAGGACCATGCTCAAATTTGGTTGCACTCTTCGGAACGTTTGCTGACTTTGCCGGTTCAAGAACTTCTATTTCAACTTGGTGAAGTTTTCCACGGTAAGGAGAGCAAAATAATATCTCGACGCAAGTTTCAAGAGCGCAAGTGGAAACCGTCGGAAGATTTCTCCACATACTTCAAAGAAAAAACGCTGTTGGCTACACAGATTCGAATAGACGATGAGGAGCTAATCGACAACATCATTGAAGGGATTCCCGACTCCCTTCTACGACAACAGGCACACAtgcactgttttaattcgTCTGCGCAGATGTTGCACGCATTTGCCAAGGTCTCGTTACGTAAACCGCTACTTTCTCCGGCTGGACGTGTTAAGGTTTCGTTCGATAAGGAACCTGGTTCGGCGCCTCCAAAAAGGTGCTTCAATTGCAATGCTGTTGGGCATTTCGCCGCCGACTGCCGCAAGCCCAAGCGCGAGTATGGAGCCTGCTACGCATGTGGCAGTAAGGATCATCTGGTGTACAACTGCACTGAGAGGAAGTTCGTATCCGACAACGAATAT AATGCCTAA